A genome region from Blautia coccoides includes the following:
- a CDS encoding rod shape-determining protein, producing MPFHKTFGVDLGTSMVKIYSCQQDTILTEKNMIAIRNGKQILAAGNDAYEIFEKNPSNVSVITPMTFGKIADINHTEMVLHSLLEKAGAGTVFGNTLYLAVPADLSEIEKRAYYTIGNSNRKNKIYMVDKTIADAVALGIPINKTKGSMVVNIGAQSCEISVIEKGRVVLSKIVEIGGKQLNESIQNMVRRRCNLNIGSRTARRLKFSLAYLKEDKKEARKVVGVDSLTGLPQEGIVSSRMVFEAIWEPLGTICEEIRFFLERTPPQIRQNISREGINLTGGTTKIPDIEWFISRQTGQKVCLSRFYDLCTIYGLKEIIGSKSLRKWVK from the coding sequence ATGCCATTTCATAAAACGTTCGGTGTGGATTTAGGCACCAGTATGGTGAAAATCTATTCCTGCCAGCAGGACACCATCTTAACGGAAAAGAACATGATTGCCATCCGGAACGGAAAGCAGATTCTGGCTGCCGGCAATGATGCTTATGAGATTTTTGAAAAAAATCCCTCAAATGTCTCGGTCATCACTCCCATGACATTCGGCAAGATTGCAGATATCAATCACACAGAGATGGTTCTGCATTCACTTCTGGAGAAAGCAGGCGCCGGTACGGTTTTTGGAAACACACTGTACCTTGCAGTTCCTGCAGATCTGTCCGAGATAGAGAAGAGGGCTTACTATACCATAGGAAATTCCAACAGAAAAAATAAGATATACATGGTTGACAAGACCATCGCTGATGCGGTAGCTCTGGGAATACCCATCAACAAGACGAAAGGCTCCATGGTGGTGAACATCGGGGCACAGAGCTGTGAAATCTCTGTCATCGAAAAGGGCAGGGTGGTACTGAGCAAAATTGTGGAGATTGGCGGCAAGCAGTTAAACGAATCCATCCAGAACATGGTGCGGCGCCGGTGCAATTTGAATATTGGCAGCCGTACAGCCAGACGTCTGAAATTCTCCCTGGCCTATTTAAAAGAAGATAAAAAAGAGGCGCGGAAAGTGGTGGGCGTGGACAGCCTGACCGGTCTGCCCCAGGAGGGGATCGTCTCCTCCAGAATGGTTTTTGAGGCCATTTGGGAACCGCTGGGCACCATCTGTGAAGAGATACGCTTTTTTCTGGAACGGACACCGCCCCAGATTCGGCAGAATATTTCCAGGGAAGGCATCAATCTCACCGGAGGTACCACAAAGATTCCGGATATCGAATGGTTTATCAGCAGGCAGACAGGGCAGAAGGTATGCCTGTCACGTTTCTACGACCTGTGCACCATATACGGGCTTAAGGAGATCATAGGAAGCAAGTCTCTCAGAAAATGGGTTAAATAG
- the mreC gene encoding rod shape-determining protein MreC codes for MKKKHDWNIKSKHILVVMILVCISLMLLTFASKFPAAPVRKAASYAVVPFQNGINKVGTALSDMTSGFRNKKKLVEENKKLQGKVDELTAENSRLTQSVSELDRLKKLYDLDKEYSEYDKVGAEVISKNSGNWFSTFTINKGSDDGIQKDCNVIAGSGLVGIVTEVGKNWATVRSIIDDTSNVGAMTMTTSDRCIVSGDMRLIDEGKLQFIHLKDEDDKIQEGEKIVTSAVSDKFLKGILIGYVSEIKEDPNNLTKTGTLTPAVDFEHLQEVLVIKELKQQKGDS; via the coding sequence ATGAAGAAAAAGCATGATTGGAACATAAAAAGTAAACACATCCTGGTTGTAATGATTCTGGTGTGCATCAGCCTGATGCTCCTCACCTTTGCGTCAAAATTTCCGGCCGCACCGGTCAGAAAAGCTGCCAGCTACGCAGTCGTACCATTCCAGAACGGCATCAATAAAGTGGGAACCGCGTTGAGTGACATGACCTCCGGTTTCCGCAACAAAAAAAAGCTGGTAGAGGAAAATAAAAAGCTTCAGGGCAAGGTGGACGAGCTGACTGCTGAGAACAGCCGTCTGACCCAGTCTGTCAGTGAACTGGACCGTCTGAAAAAGCTGTATGATCTGGACAAGGAATACAGTGAATACGATAAAGTAGGCGCTGAGGTGATCAGCAAGAACTCCGGCAACTGGTTTTCCACTTTTACCATTAATAAAGGCAGCGATGACGGTATCCAGAAGGACTGCAACGTCATAGCCGGAAGCGGACTGGTGGGCATAGTCACCGAGGTCGGGAAAAACTGGGCAACGGTCCGCTCCATCATAGATGACACCAGTAATGTAGGCGCCATGACCATGACCACCTCCGACAGATGTATCGTGTCCGGCGACATGCGTCTCATTGATGAGGGAAAACTGCAGTTTATCCACCTGAAGGATGAGGATGACAAAATCCAGGAGGGTGAAAAAATTGTTACATCCGCAGTGAGTGACAAATTTCTGAAGGGTATTCTGATAGGATATGTAAGTGAGATCAAAGAAGACCCCAACAATCTCACAAAGACAGGGACCCTGACACCTGCGGTAGATTTTGAACATCTGCAGGAGGTACTTGTGATCAAAGAACTGAAACAGCAGAAGGGAGATTCATAA
- a CDS encoding NAD(P)/FAD-dependent oxidoreductase, translated as MDKKTVCIIGGGAAGLVSAIFAARNHASVILLEQNEKPGRKLLATGNGKCNITNTFQHPSCYHGRHPEFAWEVIQQFPLQQTVAFFSRLGIYTKNRDGYLYPASGQASSVLEVLEAEARYLKVKIKCKEQVTDICGSSDPAQGRWLVKTQSWQYAADSVIIACGSPASEITGSCTSGYEFAEKLGHTIIKPLPALVPLACKGSFFKKWAGVRTEGCVSLAVDRQIFREERGEIQLTEYGVSGIPVFQLSGYAARLLDEGVPVRLLLDLMPDFTEESLHVFLKTRMENCPYKTLKESLVGLFPKKLIDVLTQDNSGDLASLVQKIKCLELDVKSPRSLRQAQVCSGGVSTEELSPKTMESSIQPGIFFAGEVVDTDGICGGYNLQWAWSSAAAAGTHAAL; from the coding sequence ATGGATAAGAAGACTGTCTGTATCATTGGCGGGGGCGCTGCCGGTCTGGTATCTGCCATTTTTGCCGCGAGAAATCACGCGTCCGTCATTCTGTTGGAACAAAATGAAAAACCGGGAAGAAAGCTTCTGGCAACAGGAAACGGCAAATGCAATATAACAAATACCTTTCAGCATCCCTCCTGCTACCACGGCAGACATCCGGAATTTGCATGGGAAGTCATACAGCAGTTCCCTCTGCAGCAGACAGTGGCCTTTTTTTCCAGACTGGGCATCTACACCAAAAATCGTGACGGGTATCTCTATCCAGCAAGCGGACAGGCCTCCAGTGTGCTGGAAGTCCTGGAGGCGGAAGCCCGTTACCTGAAAGTGAAGATAAAGTGTAAGGAACAGGTGACAGATATCTGCGGATCCTCAGACCCGGCGCAGGGCAGATGGCTGGTCAAAACCCAGTCCTGGCAGTACGCTGCAGACAGTGTGATCATTGCCTGCGGTTCACCGGCCTCTGAAATTACAGGTTCCTGCACATCCGGATATGAATTTGCCGAGAAACTGGGACACACCATTATCAAACCGCTCCCTGCCCTGGTCCCACTGGCCTGCAAAGGCAGTTTTTTCAAAAAGTGGGCTGGTGTCCGCACAGAGGGCTGTGTCTCTCTGGCAGTTGACCGCCAGATCTTCCGGGAGGAAAGAGGAGAGATACAGCTCACAGAATACGGTGTCTCAGGAATCCCTGTTTTCCAGTTGAGCGGCTATGCCGCACGCCTTTTGGATGAGGGTGTCCCTGTACGGCTTCTGCTTGATCTTATGCCGGATTTCACTGAGGAATCCCTGCATGTGTTTTTAAAAACCCGTATGGAAAACTGTCCGTACAAAACCTTGAAGGAAAGCCTTGTGGGACTGTTTCCTAAAAAACTCATCGATGTGCTGACCCAGGATAACTCCGGTGATCTGGCCTCCCTTGTACAGAAGATCAAATGTCTGGAGCTGGATGTCAAAAGCCCCCGCTCCCTCAGGCAGGCCCAGGTATGTTCAGGGGGTGTCTCCACAGAGGAGTTATCTCCAAAGACAATGGAATCCTCCATTCAGCCCGGAATCTTTTTTGCGGGGGAAGTGGTGGATACGGATGGTATCTGCGGAGGCTATAATCTGCAGTGGGCATGGTCCAGCGCTGCCGCGGCGGGAACACACGCTGCACTCTGA
- the radC gene encoding RadC family protein has product MNDNRKIKEIPNENRPYEKCLKLGAQALTDEELLAVLLRSGSSGSSSLELAGEVLHLSRDKEGLPGLHQLSLQQLKSIRGIGTVKAVQLKCIGELSKRIAVSVAEKGVSFDHPASIANFYMEQLRHQEQELLLCMMLDCKNHRLGEETIFKGTVNMSLVNPREIFLAALSYHAVGILLVHNHPSGDPSPSQADINITKRVQNAGAMLGIPLLDHIIIGDCRYISFREQGLLE; this is encoded by the coding sequence ATGAATGACAATAGAAAAATCAAAGAAATACCAAATGAAAACCGGCCATACGAAAAGTGTCTGAAGCTCGGCGCCCAGGCACTTACTGATGAAGAACTGCTGGCAGTGCTTTTGCGCTCCGGCTCAAGCGGAAGCTCCTCACTGGAGCTGGCCGGGGAGGTGCTGCACCTCTCCCGGGACAAAGAGGGCCTTCCCGGCCTTCACCAACTGAGCCTCCAGCAGTTGAAAAGTATACGGGGAATTGGAACAGTGAAAGCCGTACAGCTCAAATGCATCGGTGAACTTTCCAAGAGGATTGCAGTCTCTGTGGCAGAAAAGGGTGTTTCTTTTGATCATCCGGCATCCATTGCCAATTTCTACATGGAGCAGCTCCGCCATCAGGAACAGGAGCTGCTGCTTTGTATGATGCTGGACTGCAAAAACCATCGCCTGGGGGAAGAGACTATTTTTAAAGGGACTGTCAACATGTCCCTGGTAAACCCGCGGGAGATTTTTCTTGCCGCTCTTTCTTATCACGCGGTGGGTATCCTGCTGGTCCACAACCATCCAAGCGGAGACCCGTCCCCAAGTCAGGCGGATATCAACATTACGAAGAGAGTTCAGAATGCCGGAGCAATGCTCGGCATCCCGCTTTTGGATCACATCATTATCGGCGACTGCCGTTACATAAGCTTCCGGGAGCAGGGATTATTAGAATAA
- the mutL gene encoding DNA mismatch repair endonuclease MutL has product MVTKLRKIAVLDQNTIDKIAAGEVVERPASVVKELVENAIDAGSTAITVEIKEGGISFIRVTDNGGGMVREQVPLAFLRHATSKIEKVEDLTVISSLGFRGEALSSIAAVGQVELITKTPEALTGVRYLIEGGKEKSLEEIGAPCGTTIIVRNLFFNTPVRAKFLKTAMTEAGYVSSYMEQLALSHQDISFKYMVNGQTKLHSSGNASLKDVIYGIYGRDIARELTEVKYEKSGISIEGFAGKPVIARGNRTFENYYINGRYVKSKVIMKAIEDAYKPYMMQHKYPFVCLQYNISGEEVDVNVHPTKMEVRFQNQQAVYQATYEALTFVLTHRELIPDIELNRDTQKEARENAGRNINGPEPFEQKRRAGLSHTPQPHAEHLYRQQPQNGHIAEKSSPYAYGSAPVTQESDFGKNAEITNTKEKTAGVRPVKIDSAADISGVHSVKTDSARINIPGIHSAETDSASGNISGVHSAETNSANREIPGIHSAESESAVLNIPGEHSAKPGSAMTDTQNMSLAGTDSGTADFTEASSVGQKSQEISSGHVSKCLQPAQALKESSPLPGQDAPQDPAISEKPQQMELFDDRLLSKKARLHHRIIGQLFDTYWLVEYDEKFYIIDQHAAHEKVLYERFMKEFDQREIISQMISPPEIIALSLQEAELLKEQMEIFEQFGFEISSFGGKEYSISAVPANLYGVTVQELFIEILDSLESEGRKQTPELITHRIATAACKAAVKGNQMLSVAEADKLIDELLGLENPYHCPHGRPTIISMTKYELEKKFKRIV; this is encoded by the coding sequence ATGGTGACAAAATTGAGAAAAATTGCTGTTTTAGATCAGAATACTATAGATAAAATAGCGGCAGGCGAGGTGGTGGAACGTCCCGCCTCAGTGGTGAAGGAGCTGGTGGAGAATGCCATTGACGCCGGCTCTACAGCTATCACTGTGGAGATCAAAGAGGGCGGCATCTCTTTCATACGTGTGACCGACAACGGTGGAGGCATGGTGAGGGAACAGGTGCCTCTGGCTTTTCTGCGCCATGCCACCAGCAAGATTGAAAAGGTGGAAGATCTGACGGTCATATCCTCTCTGGGATTTCGGGGGGAGGCCCTTTCAAGTATTGCCGCTGTGGGGCAGGTAGAACTTATAACCAAGACACCGGAAGCCCTCACAGGTGTGCGCTATCTCATTGAGGGCGGTAAAGAAAAATCCCTGGAGGAGATCGGAGCGCCCTGCGGCACTACCATTATTGTCCGGAATTTATTTTTTAACACGCCGGTCAGAGCCAAATTTCTAAAGACAGCCATGACAGAGGCCGGTTATGTCAGCTCCTATATGGAGCAGCTTGCCCTGTCCCACCAGGATATTTCTTTTAAATACATGGTAAACGGACAGACAAAGCTCCACAGCTCCGGCAACGCCAGCCTGAAAGATGTCATTTACGGCATTTACGGAAGGGATATTGCCAGGGAATTGACAGAGGTGAAATATGAAAAAAGCGGTATTTCCATAGAAGGATTTGCCGGAAAGCCTGTCATTGCCCGCGGCAACAGGACCTTTGAGAACTATTATATTAACGGCAGATATGTAAAAAGCAAGGTCATCATGAAAGCCATTGAGGATGCTTACAAGCCTTATATGATGCAGCATAAGTATCCCTTTGTCTGCCTGCAGTACAATATTTCAGGGGAAGAGGTTGATGTGAACGTGCACCCCACAAAGATGGAGGTACGTTTTCAGAACCAACAGGCAGTTTATCAGGCCACCTATGAGGCCCTCACTTTTGTGCTGACTCACAGAGAGCTGATACCTGACATTGAATTGAACCGGGATACCCAAAAGGAAGCCCGGGAAAATGCCGGCCGAAATATAAACGGCCCGGAACCCTTTGAACAGAAGCGCAGAGCAGGCCTTTCTCATACGCCGCAGCCGCATGCCGAACATCTTTACCGGCAGCAGCCGCAGAACGGGCATATAGCAGAAAAAAGCAGTCCGTATGCTTACGGCAGCGCTCCTGTGACCCAGGAATCCGATTTCGGGAAAAACGCAGAGATCACAAATACAAAAGAAAAAACGGCAGGCGTGCGTCCTGTAAAAATAGATTCCGCAGCAGATATCTCAGGTGTACATTCGGTAAAAACAGATTCTGCAAGGATAAATATTCCGGGTATACACTCCGCAGAAACGGATTCTGCAAGCGGAAATATTTCTGGTGTACACTCGGCAGAAACGAATTCTGCAAACAGGGAAATTCCTGGAATACACTCAGCGGAATCGGAGTCTGCAGTGCTGAATATTCCAGGTGAACATTCAGCAAAACCAGGTTCTGCAATGACGGATACCCAAAATATGTCTTTAGCCGGAACGGATTCTGGCACAGCAGATTTCACAGAAGCATCTTCCGTGGGACAAAAGTCCCAGGAGATCAGTTCCGGTCATGTTTCCAAATGCCTTCAGCCTGCACAGGCTTTAAAAGAGAGTTCCCCTCTTCCCGGCCAAGATGCGCCGCAGGATCCGGCGATATCGGAAAAGCCCCAGCAGATGGAGCTTTTTGATGACAGGCTCCTCTCAAAAAAAGCCCGGCTCCATCACCGCATTATAGGGCAGCTTTTTGATACGTACTGGCTGGTTGAATATGATGAAAAGTTTTATATCATTGACCAGCACGCCGCCCATGAAAAAGTGCTTTACGAGCGGTTCATGAAAGAGTTTGACCAGCGGGAGATCATTTCCCAGATGATCAGTCCGCCGGAGATTATTGCGCTCAGCCTTCAGGAGGCAGAGCTTTTAAAAGAACAGATGGAAATTTTTGAACAGTTTGGTTTTGAGATTTCTTCCTTTGGAGGAAAAGAATACAGCATCAGCGCTGTTCCGGCCAATCTGTACGGGGTTACGGTTCAGGAGCTGTTCATTGAAATTTTAGACAGCCTGGAATCAGAGGGCAGAAAGCAGACCCCTGAACTGATCACACACAGGATCGCCACAGCCGCCTGCAAAGCCGCTGTAAAGGGCAACCAGATGCTCTCTGTTGCGGAAGCGGATAAACTTATCGATGAACTACTGGGCCTGGAAAATCCCTATCACTGCCCACATGGAAGACCCACGATCATCTCAATGACAAAATACGAACTGGAAAAGAAATTCAAACGGATTGTGTAG
- the mreD gene encoding rod shape-determining protein MreD, whose protein sequence is MRIQRKVVTLLLILISAVLQGTIFKALSIGSIAPNLLLILTVSFGFMRGKKNGIWIGFLCGILKDLLSDGLLGFYGLIYLCIGYAAGCCCKLFYDEELRVPIILVAAGDLVYGGLVYGMQYLMRGRIQFYYYFGRIIIPEMIYTILMTVLLYRLLFNINKWLTELEMKERDSIWLRK, encoded by the coding sequence ATGAGAATTCAAAGGAAAGTGGTAACCCTCCTTCTGATTCTGATTTCCGCTGTCCTTCAGGGAACTATTTTCAAAGCGCTTTCCATCGGCTCTATTGCGCCGAACCTGCTGTTGATCCTGACAGTTTCCTTTGGTTTTATGCGCGGCAAGAAGAATGGCATCTGGATCGGATTTTTATGCGGAATCCTGAAAGACCTGCTCTCAGACGGACTCCTTGGCTTTTACGGCCTGATCTATCTGTGCATCGGCTATGCGGCAGGCTGCTGCTGTAAACTGTTTTATGATGAGGAGCTTCGTGTTCCCATCATACTTGTAGCGGCCGGTGATCTGGTTTACGGCGGTCTGGTCTATGGAATGCAGTATCTGATGCGGGGACGTATACAGTTTTACTACTATTTCGGAAGGATCATCATTCCGGAAATGATCTATACGATTCTTATGACTGTTCTTCTCTACAGGTTACTCTTTAACATCAACAAGTGGCTGACAGAACTGGAAATGAAGGAGAGAGATTCTATTTGGCTAAGAAAATAA
- a CDS encoding NAD(P)/FAD-dependent oxidoreductase, whose translation MLTIQQLKLPVAHTESDLEKKILKTLKIKKEELLSWTIRKQSLDARKKPELFFVYTIDAEVKKENAVQKRVDHKIVMSTSRSTYTYLHADRTSGIQRPVVVGSGPAGLFCAYYLARAGLSPLVIERGDHVDARMEKVQSFWKGGTLDTESNVQFGEGGAGTFSDGKLNTLVKDPVGRNLEVLRLFVECGAPKEILYVQKPHLGTDLLVSIVKKLRGKIEEMGGEIRFRSALTGIQVEKGQITGIEINNREQLPVSTLVLAIGHSARDTFSLLEKTGCSMQAKSFAVGLRIEHPQTLINQYQYGCKEHDTLGAAAYKLTHKAASGRGIYSFCMCPGGYVVNASSEKNMLAVNGMSYQDRASKNANSAMIVTVTPDDYGNKGPLSGVEFQRELERTAYGLGGGKIPLQLFGDFKENCRSTGLGLVTPCLKGDWSFANLRELFPSYISSALQEGITYFDRMIPGFSRDDAVLTGVESRTSSPVRIERDSRMQSNIQGIYPCGEGAGYAGGITSAAMDGLKIGEAVTVACSL comes from the coding sequence ATGCTTACCATACAGCAATTAAAGCTTCCAGTGGCGCACACAGAAAGCGACCTGGAAAAAAAGATTTTAAAAACATTGAAAATAAAAAAAGAAGAGCTTCTCTCATGGACGATCCGAAAACAATCTCTGGACGCCAGGAAAAAGCCGGAACTTTTTTTCGTATATACAATTGACGCAGAGGTAAAAAAAGAAAATGCTGTCCAAAAAAGAGTTGACCATAAAATTGTTATGTCAACTAGTAGAAGCACCTATACTTATCTCCATGCAGACCGAACATCCGGGATACAGCGCCCGGTAGTGGTGGGCAGCGGCCCTGCGGGTCTTTTCTGTGCCTATTACCTGGCACGTGCAGGACTTTCCCCCCTTGTGATCGAACGGGGAGACCATGTGGACGCCCGAATGGAAAAAGTACAGTCTTTCTGGAAGGGCGGTACGCTGGACACGGAATCCAACGTGCAGTTCGGTGAGGGCGGCGCTGGCACATTTTCCGACGGAAAGCTGAATACCCTGGTCAAAGACCCTGTGGGAAGAAATCTGGAGGTACTCCGCCTTTTTGTAGAATGCGGCGCGCCGAAGGAGATCCTCTATGTACAGAAGCCCCACCTGGGAACAGATCTGCTGGTGTCCATCGTAAAAAAACTGCGGGGCAAAATAGAAGAGATGGGCGGAGAAATCCGTTTCCGAAGCGCCCTGACCGGTATTCAGGTGGAAAAAGGACAGATCACAGGCATTGAGATCAATAACAGGGAACAGCTTCCTGTCTCCACCCTGGTCCTGGCGATCGGACACAGCGCCAGAGACACATTTTCCCTTCTGGAAAAAACAGGGTGTTCCATGCAGGCAAAATCCTTTGCCGTGGGGCTTCGCATAGAGCACCCCCAAACACTGATCAACCAGTATCAGTACGGATGCAAAGAACATGATACCTTAGGGGCTGCCGCATACAAGCTGACCCATAAGGCAGCCTCCGGCCGCGGAATATACAGCTTCTGCATGTGTCCGGGGGGATATGTGGTCAATGCCTCTTCCGAAAAAAACATGCTGGCAGTCAATGGCATGAGCTATCAGGACCGGGCCTCAAAGAATGCCAACAGTGCCATGATCGTCACAGTAACACCGGATGACTATGGAAATAAAGGACCTCTTTCCGGTGTAGAATTTCAAAGAGAGCTGGAAAGAACAGCTTATGGTCTCGGCGGAGGCAAAATTCCACTTCAGCTTTTCGGTGATTTTAAAGAGAACTGCAGAAGCACCGGGCTTGGACTGGTCACTCCCTGCCTGAAAGGAGACTGGTCCTTTGCAAACTTAAGAGAGCTTTTTCCCTCTTATATCAGCAGTGCCCTGCAGGAGGGAATCACGTATTTTGACCGCATGATTCCAGGATTTTCTAGGGATGACGCAGTGCTCACAGGTGTGGAGAGCCGTACCTCCTCCCCTGTGCGGATCGAAAGAGACTCCCGGATGCAGAGCAATATACAAGGGATTTATCCCTGTGGGGAAGGTGCGGGCTATGCAGGGGGGATCACCTCCGCGGCTATGGATGGTCTGAAGATCGGAGAGGCGGTCACCGTTGCCTGCAGCCTCTGA
- the miaA gene encoding tRNA (adenosine(37)-N6)-dimethylallyltransferase MiaA — translation MKKPLIILTGPTAVGKTRLSISLAHAADGEIISADSMQVYRHMDIGSAKITKEEMDGIPHYLIDVLDPREEFHVVRFQQMAKEAMDKIYAKGKIPILTGGTGFYIQAVVKDIDFSEDTEKSPVRQRLEQEAQEKGSAWMHRRLCEADPASAQKIHENNVKRVIRALEYYELTGERISEHNEREAEKTSPYNTAYFVLNDDREKLYLRIDRRVDEMLDAGLIQEVQDLKNMGYTKNMVSMQGLGYKEILSWLDGEITLEEAVYILKRDTRHFAKRQLTWFRREKDVIWVNKPEFSYNEDAILEYMLKICKERGICDAGNECSVPGTGNQQ, via the coding sequence TTGAAAAAACCTTTAATCATACTGACAGGGCCTACGGCGGTGGGCAAGACCCGCCTGTCCATTTCCCTGGCTCATGCGGCAGACGGAGAAATCATCTCCGCAGATTCCATGCAGGTGTACCGCCATATGGATATCGGCTCTGCCAAGATCACAAAAGAGGAGATGGACGGTATTCCTCATTATCTCATCGATGTGCTGGATCCCCGGGAGGAGTTTCATGTCGTCCGGTTCCAGCAGATGGCAAAAGAGGCCATGGATAAAATTTACGCAAAAGGTAAAATCCCTATTCTCACCGGAGGTACAGGATTTTATATCCAGGCCGTAGTAAAAGATATTGATTTTTCCGAGGACACGGAAAAAAGTCCGGTGAGACAGCGTCTGGAACAGGAAGCACAGGAAAAAGGATCTGCCTGGATGCACCGGCGCCTGTGTGAAGCGGACCCTGCCTCTGCCCAAAAGATACATGAAAACAATGTAAAACGAGTCATACGCGCCCTGGAATATTATGAACTGACAGGAGAGCGGATCTCCGAACACAATGAGCGGGAGGCGGAAAAAACTTCCCCATACAACACCGCCTATTTTGTCCTGAACGATGACAGAGAAAAGCTCTATTTGCGCATAGACCGGCGGGTAGATGAAATGCTGGATGCCGGGCTGATCCAGGAAGTCCAGGATCTGAAAAACATGGGTTATACAAAAAATATGGTCTCCATGCAGGGACTTGGCTACAAGGAGATCCTGTCCTGGCTGGACGGTGAGATCACTCTGGAAGAAGCAGTTTATATTCTGAAAAGAGATACCCGCCATTTTGCCAAGCGGCAGCTCACCTGGTTCCGCAGAGAAAAGGATGTGATCTGGGTAAACAAACCGGAATTCTCCTATAATGAGGATGCCATTTTAGAATACATGCTGAAAATATGTAAGGAAAGAGGAATTTGTGATGCAGGAAATGAATGCAGTGTACCGGGAACTGGGAATCAGCAGTGA
- a CDS encoding aminotransferase class I/II-fold pyridoxal phosphate-dependent enzyme: protein MQEMNAVYRELGISSEVLAYGNKIEKELKERFDSIDENAEYNQMKVLLAMQKNKVSEACLYASSGYGYNDLGRDTLEDVYADAFHAEAALVRPQIACGTHALAVALSGNLRPGDELFSPVGKPYDTLEEVIGIRPSRGSLAEYGVTYRQTDLLPDGSFDYENIKKAINEKTKLVTIQRSKGYQTRPTLSVERIGELISFVKNIKPDVICMVDNCYGEFVERIEPTDVGADLIVGSLIKNPGGGLAPIGGYIAGKKEYVENAAYRLTSPGLGKEVGATLGVNQPFFQGFFLAPTVVAGALKGAVFAANIYERLGFGVVPNAVESRHDIIQAVTFGVPEGVIEFCKGIQAAAPVDSYVEPEPWAMPGYDSDVIMAAGAFVQGSSIELSADGPIKPPYAVYFQGGLTWYHAKLGILMSLQKLIDKKIAVLPKQEA, encoded by the coding sequence ATGCAGGAAATGAATGCAGTGTACCGGGAACTGGGAATCAGCAGTGAGGTACTGGCATATGGAAATAAAATAGAAAAAGAGCTTAAAGAACGTTTTGACTCTATAGACGAAAATGCGGAGTACAACCAGATGAAAGTGCTTCTGGCCATGCAGAAAAACAAAGTCAGCGAGGCATGTCTCTATGCATCCAGCGGTTACGGATACAACGATCTGGGAAGAGATACCCTGGAAGATGTCTATGCAGATGCCTTTCACGCGGAGGCGGCGCTGGTCCGCCCTCAGATAGCCTGCGGCACCCATGCACTTGCCGTAGCGCTCTCCGGCAATCTGCGCCCGGGTGATGAGCTTTTCTCCCCTGTGGGAAAGCCCTACGACACTCTGGAAGAGGTTATCGGCATCCGTCCCTCCAGAGGTTCTCTGGCAGAATACGGAGTCACTTACAGACAGACAGATCTGCTTCCTGACGGCAGTTTTGATTATGAAAATATCAAAAAGGCAATAAATGAAAAGACAAAGCTGGTCACGATCCAGCGTTCAAAAGGATATCAGACACGTCCCACGTTATCTGTGGAACGTATCGGAGAACTGATCTCTTTTGTAAAAAACATAAAACCTGATGTCATCTGTATGGTTGACAACTGCTACGGAGAATTCGTGGAGCGCATAGAACCTACGGACGTGGGAGCGGATCTGATCGTGGGTTCCCTTATCAAGAACCCCGGCGGCGGCCTGGCTCCCATCGGCGGCTATATTGCAGGCAAAAAGGAGTATGTAGAGAATGCGGCTTACCGCCTTACCTCCCCCGGTCTCGGAAAAGAAGTGGGGGCTACTCTTGGCGTGAACCAGCCATTCTTCCAGGGCTTTTTCCTGGCGCCCACAGTGGTGGCAGGCGCATTAAAAGGTGCTGTCTTTGCCGCAAACATCTATGAACGTCTCGGCTTCGGCGTAGTTCCAAACGCGGTGGAAAGCCGCCATGATATCATTCAGGCAGTTACCTTTGGTGTGCCGGAAGGCGTCATAGAATTTTGTAAAGGCATTCAGGCGGCTGCACCGGTGGACAGTTATGTGGAACCGGAACCCTGGGCTATGCCGGGATATGACAGCGATGTCATCATGGCAGCCGGAGCTTTTGTGCAGGGTTCTTCTATTGAACTATCCGCCGACGGTCCCATCAAGCCGCCCTACGCCGTATATTTCCAGGGCGGGCTTACCTGGTACCACGCAAAACTGGGAATACTCATGTCCTTACAGAAACTTATAGATAAAAAAATAGCAGTATTGCCAAAACAGGAGGCATAG